In Macrobrachium nipponense isolate FS-2020 chromosome 15, ASM1510439v2, whole genome shotgun sequence, a single genomic region encodes these proteins:
- the LOC135226637 gene encoding uncharacterized protein LOC135226637, translating into MPIDVQRLDSFSIGDDPKSVGDSLQDAIEGLTNYFAPQANKYFERYQFIEASQVSGETIDSFVTKFKKLASTCEFGDLEDRLIEQIIVRSNSQELRKKLLQEKKLNLQKVLEIARAIETANYQSNVIVDAQERLMAQIEINGKLTPMQIDTAADVTIISERVAQTIPNLVIRPSDKVLKSYTGTNIEVVGSSQVKVQYKDQEIDYKEVFEDRVGTVKNAQAVLVLKENATPRFSAPRPVPYALKTAVETEIKRLESEGSWEKVDYSDWSTPLVPIVKDNGQVRLCGDYKVTLNPQIASSTTSIAKS; encoded by the exons ATGCCGATAGATGTCCAAAGGTTAGACAGCTTTAGCATCGGTGATGATCCTAAATCAGTGG gtgattcattgcaggacgcaattgaagggctcacaaattattttgctcctcaagcaaataaatactttgaacGTTATCAGTTCATAGAAGCATCACAGGTATCAGGTGAGACAATAGATTCTTTTGTAACCAAGTTTAAgaaattagcttcaacttgtgaatttggagATCTAGAAGACAGGTTAATAGAGCAAATTATAGTAAGGAGTAACTCGCAAGAGCTTAGAAAGAAGTTATTGCAAGAAAAGAAGTTAAATTTGCAAAAAGTTCTGGAAATAGCAAGAGCAATAGAAACAGCTAATTACCAGTCCAATGTCATTGTAG ATGCCCAAGAACGTCTTATGGCTCAGatagaaataaatgggaaactcacACCCATGCAAATAGACACAGCTGCAGATGTGACAATAATTTCTGAAAGAGTAGCACAAACGATACCTAACCTAGTGATAAGACCTTCAGACAAAGTGCTCAAAAGTTATACTGGTACAAACATAGAAGTAGTTGGTTCATCACAAGTGAAAGTTCAGTACAAAGATCAAGAGATAG ATTATAAAGAAGTATTTGAAGACAGAGTAGGAACAGTAAAGAATGCACAAGCAGTCTTAGTTTTAAAGGAGAATGCTACTCCTAGATTTTCTGCTCCAAGACCAGTTCCATATGCATTGAAAACAGCTGTGGAAACTGAAATTAAGAGGTTAGAAAGTGAAGGTTCATGGGAAAAGGTAGATTATTCAGATTGGTCTACACCATTAGTTCCAATTGTTAAGGACAACGGTCAAGTTAGGTTATGTGGAGATTACAAGGTAACATTAAATCCACAAATTGCAAGTAGCACAACATCCATTGCCAAATCCTAA